Proteins encoded within one genomic window of Brassica rapa cultivar Chiifu-401-42 chromosome A09, CAAS_Brap_v3.01, whole genome shotgun sequence:
- the LOC103842706 gene encoding uncharacterized protein LOC103842706 gives MGNTSSCAPLIISSHSSSGVVKILSPFTGTLEVFSKPIKTSDIVSQNSTHFITDSTLLQIGHRVTAVSPDEFLRPRRHLYLLLPTDMLFSVLTQEELDLISEKSAEILNESRYNHLKRMFPVCMFPVSGDRRRNSMSVDDDDLDHHHHHDLAGVEIRETQEEKILYESKYGSWRPGLETIVES, from the coding sequence ATGGGAAACACATCTTCATGCGCACCATTGATCATATCATCACATTCATCATCAGGAGTAGTCAAAATCTTATCTCCTTTCACCGGAACGCTCGAGGTCTTCTCTAAACCCATCAAGACTTCCGATATCGTCTCTCAGAACTCCACTCACTTTATCACCGACTCAACTTTGCTCCAAATAGGACACCGAGTCACCGCCGTATCTCCCGACGAGTTTTTGCGGCCTAGACGTCATCTTTACCTCCTCCTTCCGACAGACATGCTATTCTCTGTCTTAACACAAGAAGAGCTCGATCTCATCTCGGAAAAATCAGCAGAGATACTCAACGAAAGTCGGTATAACCATTTGAAGAGAATGTTCCCTGTTTGTATGTTTCCAGTGTCCGGAGATAGAAGAAGAAACTCAATGTccgttgatgatgatgatcttgatcatcatcatcatcatgatctTGCAGGTGTGGAAATAAGAGAAACCCAAGAAGAAAAAATTCTATACGAATCTAAATATGGATCTTGGAGGCCTGGACTGGAGACGATCGTGGAGAGCTAA